One Helicobacter cetorum MIT 00-7128 DNA window includes the following coding sequences:
- the serS gene encoding serine--tRNA ligase, producing the protein MIDRKLLLQDFDKVAKTLEWRNIDKDTLAFWREKIVGYKKQLIELESLQAFQNKVSKEFGIKMAQKEDVNGLKKELENNKIKLNALSKVVSELENEIDAWLVRVPNLLDEKTPLGKNEEDNVEIKKILTPRVFDFKPKEHFELAQNNGWIDFESGVKLAKSRFSVMRGFGAKVYKALINLMLDFNEKNGFEVVYTPALVNEKMLFGTGQLPKFKEDVFKIENENLYLIPTSEVTLTNLYNDTIIESEKLPIKMTAHTPCFRSEAGSAGRDTRGMIRQHQFDKVELVAITHPKESDKMQEHMLESASEILKALELPHRFVQLCSGDLGFSASNTVDIEVWLPGQNCYREISSVSNTRDFQARRAKIRFKENKKNQLVHTLNGSSLAVGRTMVALMENHQQVDGSISIPKALEKYL; encoded by the coding sequence GTGATTGATAGAAAACTTTTATTGCAAGATTTTGACAAAGTAGCTAAGACTTTAGAATGGCGTAATATTGATAAGGATACACTAGCTTTTTGGCGTGAAAAAATTGTTGGCTATAAAAAGCAACTCATAGAATTAGAAAGTTTGCAAGCTTTTCAAAATAAAGTTTCCAAAGAATTTGGTATCAAAATGGCTCAAAAGGAAGATGTGAACGGGCTAAAAAAAGAGTTAGAAAATAATAAAATAAAATTAAACGCTCTTTCTAAAGTGGTTAGTGAATTAGAAAACGAGATTGATGCATGGCTAGTTAGAGTGCCTAATCTCTTAGATGAAAAAACCCCTTTAGGCAAAAATGAAGAAGATAATGTAGAAATTAAAAAAATTTTAACCCCTAGAGTTTTTGATTTCAAACCTAAAGAGCATTTTGAGCTCGCTCAAAATAATGGCTGGATTGATTTTGAGAGCGGCGTGAAATTAGCCAAGAGTCGTTTTTCAGTAATGAGGGGCTTTGGGGCTAAAGTTTATAAAGCGCTCATTAACTTGATGTTAGATTTCAATGAAAAAAATGGCTTTGAAGTTGTCTACACACCCGCTTTAGTGAATGAAAAAATGCTTTTTGGAACCGGACAATTACCCAAATTCAAAGAAGATGTTTTTAAAATAGAAAATGAAAATTTGTATTTAATCCCTACTTCTGAAGTAACGCTCACTAATTTGTATAACGACACCATAATTGAATCTGAAAAACTTCCTATTAAAATGACCGCTCACACGCCTTGCTTTAGAAGTGAAGCAGGAAGTGCTGGAAGAGATACAAGGGGCATGATTAGACAACACCAATTTGATAAAGTAGAACTTGTAGCGATTACACACCCTAAAGAGAGCGATAAAATGCAAGAACATATGCTAGAGAGTGCGAGTGAAATTTTAAAGGCTTTGGAATTACCGCATAGATTTGTGCAATTATGCAGTGGGGATTTAGGCTTTAGTGCGAGTAACACCGTGGATATTGAAGTGTGGTTGCCCGGACAAAATTGCTACAGAGAGATTAGCTCTGTGTCTAATACAAGAGATTTTCAAGCTAGGCGAGCTAAAATTCGTTTTAAAGAAAACAAAAAAAATCAATTAGTCCATACCTTAAATGGCTCTTCTTTAGCGGTAGGTAGGACTATGGTTGCTTTAATGGAAAACCACCAGCAAGTTGATGGAAGTATTAGCATTCCTAAGGCATTAGAAAAGTATCTATAA
- a CDS encoding tetratricopeptide repeat protein, which yields MPPFKQAFKQTIDKLKNPKELFKGLMNDKKKLIIAIAMLVAFIVLIIVLSLFLGHKEKKKENSKAPIATSKQATTNSANNAEEKDAKEKAENLNLPDLMGEGAFAPNESKERQVDAMIKKASILYEQGQKNEALHLFDKIASFSQSIASHNLGVIRFNEGNYNEALDSFDSSIASQENASASALDALVSAYYLKDADLYYHYLKIVRETLYKDYKKSFYSYAYALKSYYAEEYFEALSPLKHPNSTAFLKPNARLASKIFLMFRDESNAYENLKKSATSKDELALGLLQARLGNYDEALTHLKRFLQHYPNDLQGLMATEMISLKRGDISSVSEILKMISHRKKQIALANSFYPIKPLSKPFYLDKESAKEYFWKAQYFQGKRDTIYRILFYYAPFKIVDSYEALGVIQEGLFLLDSEQQKDLEGASKALKRGRMIALADKNSLKGLRELEQKHLRKALYYFKLSLKNSPNNALIHYNIGLIYAQLENYYKAYFHFLRAYHLNSADYLSAIFALMSAHFTHDDGAELLREITENFYNQDFSTPTQKAFLGSLVAFLNHRTNWDMDWLKNAPKKIPLYYALQMVFANENKNKKLAIESFMRLKTMLPKDLLSHIFYEVVSYYDANIRHTLSIYTLLDSNTIDLEQTMLGPILGRRFYAYMGFIVGDLDKQEKLIEKKLASLEEGEEPNDLLQNLALVSLFQGKYEKASALYQNLIEGLKDNETRLKILASLVHIIQGNYNQASLLLELGKLDEPRNEDIRYALGLLYQQKGDLKSALNHFLAINTPNFSSSYFDFKIDTDILKERLSKEKKGEFLE from the coding sequence ATCCCCCCTTTTAAACAAGCTTTCAAACAAACTATAGACAAGCTAAAAAACCCCAAAGAGCTTTTTAAGGGGCTTATGAATGATAAGAAAAAGCTCATTATTGCTATTGCAATGTTAGTTGCTTTTATAGTGCTAATTATAGTATTAAGCTTATTTTTGGGACATAAAGAAAAGAAAAAGGAAAACTCCAAAGCTCCTATAGCCACTTCAAAGCAAGCCACAACTAATAGTGCCAATAATGCTGAAGAAAAAGACGCTAAAGAAAAGGCAGAAAATCTTAATTTACCGGATTTAATGGGCGAGGGAGCCTTTGCTCCTAATGAATCTAAAGAGCGTCAAGTGGATGCGATGATAAAAAAAGCGAGCATTTTATATGAGCAAGGTCAAAAAAATGAGGCGTTGCACTTATTTGATAAAATTGCCTCTTTCTCTCAAAGTATTGCAAGCCATAATTTGGGCGTTATTAGGTTTAATGAGGGGAATTACAATGAGGCATTAGATTCATTTGATTCTAGCATTGCCTCACAAGAAAATGCAAGTGCAAGTGCGCTTGATGCGCTCGTGAGCGCTTATTATTTAAAAGATGCAGATTTATATTATCACTATCTAAAAATTGTTAGAGAAACTTTATACAAGGATTATAAAAAATCTTTTTATTCTTATGCGTATGCGCTTAAGTCCTACTATGCTGAGGAATATTTTGAGGCTCTCTCGCCCTTAAAACACCCCAATTCAACAGCCTTTCTTAAGCCCAATGCACGCCTAGCATCTAAAATATTTTTAATGTTTAGAGATGAGAGTAATGCGTATGAGAATTTAAAGAAAAGCGCTACTAGCAAAGATGAGCTTGCTTTAGGGCTTTTGCAAGCACGCTTAGGCAATTATGATGAGGCGTTGACACACTTAAAGAGATTTTTGCAACATTATCCTAACGATTTGCAAGGGCTAATGGCTACTGAAATGATTAGCTTAAAAAGGGGCGATATTTCTAGTGTGAGCGAAATCTTAAAAATGATTAGTCATAGGAAAAAGCAAATTGCTCTAGCTAATTCTTTTTATCCTATCAAGCCCCTATCAAAGCCGTTTTATTTGGATAAAGAATCTGCTAAAGAATATTTTTGGAAAGCTCAATATTTTCAAGGAAAGAGAGATACCATTTATCGTATTCTTTTTTATTATGCACCTTTTAAGATTGTAGATTCTTATGAGGCTTTAGGGGTGATTCAAGAAGGGCTTTTTCTTTTAGATTCAGAGCAACAAAAGGATTTAGAAGGAGCGAGCAAGGCTCTAAAAAGAGGGCGTATGATTGCTTTAGCGGATAAAAATAGCTTAAAGGGGCTTAGGGAATTAGAGCAAAAACATCTGCGTAAAGCCTTGTATTATTTTAAGCTTTCTTTGAAAAATAGCCCTAATAATGCCTTGATACACTACAATATAGGCTTAATTTATGCGCAATTAGAAAATTACTACAAAGCATATTTTCATTTTTTAAGGGCTTATCATTTAAATTCAGCAGATTATTTGAGTGCGATATTTGCCTTAATGTCAGCGCATTTTACCCATGATGATGGCGCAGAGCTTTTAAGAGAAATTACAGAGAATTTCTATAATCAAGATTTTTCTACCCCTACACAAAAAGCTTTTTTAGGTTCGCTTGTAGCCTTTTTAAACCATCGCACTAATTGGGATATGGACTGGCTTAAAAATGCGCCTAAAAAAATCCCCCTTTATTATGCGTTGCAAATGGTCTTTGCCAATGAGAATAAGAATAAAAAATTAGCCATAGAATCTTTTATGCGCTTAAAAACCATGTTGCCAAAAGATTTACTCTCGCATATTTTTTATGAAGTGGTATCCTACTATGATGCCAATATCCGTCATACTTTGAGTATCTACACACTTTTAGATTCTAATACGATTGATTTGGAACAAACCATGCTAGGGCCCATTTTAGGGCGTAGATTTTATGCGTATATGGGATTTATTGTAGGAGATTTGGATAAACAAGAGAAGTTGATTGAAAAAAAGCTCGCTAGTTTAGAAGAGGGCGAAGAGCCTAATGATTTGTTGCAAAATTTAGCTTTAGTGAGCTTGTTTCAAGGTAAATATGAAAAGGCAAGTGCATTATATCAAAACCTAATTGAAGGGCTTAAGGATAATGAAACACGCTTAAAAATCTTAGCAAGCCTAGTGCATATTATTCAAGGCAACTACAATCAAGCGTCATTACTATTAGAGCTTGGCAAGCTTGATGAGCCAAGAAATGAAGATATTCGCTATGCTTTAGGATTGTTATACCAACAAAAGGGTGATTTAAAGTCTGCTTTAAATCATTTTCTAGCCATTAATACCCCTAATTTTTCTTCTTCTTACTTTGATTTTAAAATTGATACAGATATTTTAAAAGAGCGTTTGAGCAAAGAGAAAAAAGGCGAATTTTTAGAATAA
- a CDS encoding ATP-dependent helicase: MDFEKSILEGLNEAQKEAVLHTQGPMLILAGAGSGKTKTLTSRLAYLIGALGVPAQNTLTLTFTNKASLEMRERASNLLENQIIVPPLLCTFHRFGLLFLRQHMHLLKRACDFVLLDADDTKSLCKQLKISSHRENISKIKNHIIDLETQDKECQKAYAHYTSALEKDNLVDFDDLLALSFKILKENSSIAQELSEHYNYIMVDEYQDTNRLQFELLELLCCRHDNLCVVGDDDQSIYGWRGADISNILNFTTHFKNSKLIKLEQNYRSSAEILECANKLIAHNEYRHKKTLISHKGAYKAVECQEFPTQKEESLNVAYQIKKLLEKGENLEEIAILYRLNGLSRSIEESLNALNIPYRLVGAVSFYERAEIKDALAFMRLVANKNERFFLRRVINKPTRGIGKKTQDLVLETLEKEQLGLEEALEKELFVGVLSAKNLQVLKNFVALIKRLREYFEISIEKFCAEFLEETNLMQSYEKEDNYEERKGFVEELLGLLKEFFKENLESSLLDFLNESALDNVSIQDCGKVSCMSVHMSKGLEFRRVFVIGLEEGFFPHGSFYKDFDDDNDLEEERRLAYVAITRAKEELHLSYVKERLYFGRKTPCMPSLFLREAGLMTNDKENLSIRVGDLVQHKVFGTGRVLEIEKGVQNRALKVNFGGRIQRIMEGFLEKVREGF; the protein is encoded by the coding sequence ATGGATTTTGAAAAAAGTATTTTAGAGGGACTAAACGAGGCACAAAAAGAAGCTGTCTTACACACACAAGGCCCTATGCTTATTTTAGCAGGAGCTGGAAGCGGGAAGACTAAGACTTTAACAAGCCGTTTAGCGTATCTTATTGGCGCTTTGGGAGTGCCAGCACAAAATACCTTAACGCTAACCTTTACCAATAAGGCTAGTTTAGAAATGAGAGAAAGAGCGAGCAATCTATTGGAAAATCAAATCATTGTTCCTCCCTTGCTTTGCACCTTTCATCGCTTTGGGTTATTATTTTTACGCCAGCATATGCACTTATTAAAACGGGCATGTGATTTTGTGTTATTAGATGCTGATGATACCAAATCGCTTTGCAAACAGCTTAAAATCTCTAGTCATCGTGAAAATATTTCAAAAATCAAAAACCATATTATTGACTTAGAAACACAAGACAAAGAATGTCAAAAAGCCTATGCCCACTATACAAGCGCTTTAGAAAAGGATAATTTGGTAGATTTTGATGATTTGTTAGCCCTTAGTTTTAAAATCTTAAAAGAAAATTCTTCTATTGCTCAAGAATTAAGCGAGCACTATAATTATATTATGGTTGATGAGTATCAAGATACTAATCGCTTGCAATTTGAGCTACTAGAATTATTGTGTTGCAGACATGATAATTTGTGTGTAGTGGGTGATGATGACCAAAGCATTTATGGTTGGAGAGGGGCAGATATTTCTAATATTTTAAACTTTACTACGCATTTTAAAAACTCAAAATTGATTAAATTAGAACAAAATTATCGCTCAAGTGCTGAGATTTTAGAATGTGCCAATAAACTAATCGCTCATAATGAATACCGCCATAAAAAGACCTTAATTAGTCATAAGGGTGCTTATAAGGCCGTGGAGTGTCAAGAGTTTCCTACCCAAAAAGAAGAAAGCTTGAATGTGGCTTATCAGATTAAAAAGCTTTTAGAAAAAGGCGAGAATTTAGAAGAAATAGCGATTTTATATCGCCTAAATGGATTAAGTCGTAGTATTGAAGAAAGTTTGAATGCCTTAAATATTCCTTATAGATTAGTGGGGGCTGTGAGTTTTTATGAAAGAGCTGAAATTAAAGACGCTCTAGCTTTTATGCGTTTAGTAGCCAATAAGAATGAGCGCTTTTTTTTAAGGCGTGTTATCAATAAGCCTACTAGAGGCATTGGGAAAAAAACGCAAGATTTGGTGCTAGAAACTTTAGAAAAAGAGCAACTAGGTTTAGAAGAGGCATTAGAAAAAGAGCTATTTGTGGGTGTGTTGAGCGCTAAAAATTTGCAAGTCTTAAAAAACTTTGTAGCTTTAATTAAGCGCTTAAGAGAGTATTTTGAAATTTCTATAGAGAAGTTTTGTGCTGAATTTTTAGAAGAAACTAACTTAATGCAAAGCTATGAAAAAGAAGACAATTATGAAGAAAGAAAGGGCTTTGTAGAAGAATTACTAGGCTTATTAAAAGAATTTTTTAAAGAAAATTTAGAGAGTTCGTTGCTAGATTTTTTAAATGAAAGCGCTTTAGATAATGTAAGCATTCAAGATTGTGGCAAAGTGAGTTGCATGAGCGTGCATATGAGTAAGGGCTTGGAATTTAGGCGTGTGTTTGTGATTGGCTTAGAAGAGGGCTTTTTCCCCCATGGGAGTTTTTATAAAGATTTTGATGATGACAATGATTTAGAAGAAGAGCGCCGTCTAGCTTATGTCGCTATTACTAGAGCTAAGGAAGAACTGCACCTTTCTTATGTGAAAGAGCGCTTGTATTTTGGTAGAAAGACCCCATGCATGCCCTCTTTATTTTTAAGAGAGGCAGGACTTATGACAAATGATAAAGAGAATTTATCTATTAGGGTGGGGGATTTGGTTCAGCATAAGGTTTTTGGCACAGGGCGTGTGCTAGAGATAGAAAAAGGCGTGCAAAATAGGGCTTTAAAAGTGAATTTTGGAGGGCGTATCCAAAGGATTATGGAGGGGTTTTTAGAAAAAGTTAGGGAGGGATTTTGA
- the flgA gene encoding flagellar basal body P-ring formation chaperone FlgA: MKAFIGVLIFLNLLFALDLNTIEKEIAKTYLKEYQALHLEIEKINLNLAERFNNAKILSYELGSKETLRKDGVVFLNIELENQSKMRLPVRYSIIGSIQAFKSVGIIKKDENITEANTLATRIPFGSLESPLLESAINHSSAKVYIAPSTLLNASKVQALIVVHKGDVIVGVYQEGRIILETNLQVLENGALNSVIQAKNLESNKILKVRILSSSKAQVL, from the coding sequence TTGAAGGCGTTTATTGGTGTTTTAATTTTTTTAAACCTTTTATTTGCTTTAGATTTAAACACGATTGAAAAAGAAATTGCTAAAACTTATCTTAAAGAATATCAAGCTTTGCATTTAGAGATTGAAAAAATCAATTTGAATTTAGCAGAGCGATTTAATAATGCTAAGATTTTAAGTTATGAGTTAGGTTCTAAAGAGACATTAAGAAAAGATGGGGTGGTCTTTTTAAATATAGAATTAGAAAATCAATCAAAAATGCGCTTGCCTGTGCGCTATAGCATTATAGGGAGTATTCAAGCTTTTAAGAGTGTAGGCATTATCAAAAAAGATGAAAATATCACTGAGGCTAATACTTTAGCCACACGCATTCCTTTTGGCTCGCTTGAAAGCCCTTTATTAGAAAGTGCAATCAATCACTCTAGTGCCAAGGTCTATATCGCACCTAGCACGCTTTTAAATGCAAGCAAAGTTCAAGCGCTTATTGTGGTGCATAAGGGCGATGTTATTGTGGGGGTGTATCAAGAGGGGCGCATTATACTAGAAACAAATTTGCAAGTTTTAGAAAATGGTGCGCTTAATAGTGTGATTCAAGCTAAGAATTTAGAGAGCAATAAAATCTTAAAAGTGCGTATATTAAGTAGCTCTAAGGCTCAAGTTTTGTAA
- a CDS encoding UbiX family flavin prenyltransferase — translation MKLVLGISGASGIPLALRFIRKLPKDIELFVVVSKNSLVVAKEEMQINLKSVIKKERSSITLFDEQDIHASISSGSYGVHKMAIIPASMDMVAKIAHGFGGDLISRCASVMLKEKRPLLIAPREMPLSDIMLENLLKLSRSNAIISPPMMTYYTQSKDLDSMEDFLVGKWFDSLGIENDLYPRWGVLS, via the coding sequence TTGAAATTAGTTTTAGGTATTAGTGGGGCAAGTGGAATCCCCTTAGCATTGCGCTTTATTAGAAAGCTTCCTAAAGACATTGAGCTGTTTGTGGTGGTTTCTAAAAATTCTTTGGTGGTGGCTAAAGAGGAAATGCAAATCAATTTAAAGAGTGTGATTAAAAAAGAGCGCTCTTCTATCACTCTTTTTGATGAACAAGATATTCATGCAAGCATTTCATCAGGGAGTTATGGCGTTCATAAAATGGCGATTATTCCAGCTAGTATGGATATGGTCGCTAAAATTGCGCATGGCTTTGGAGGGGATTTAATCTCTAGATGTGCAAGTGTTATGCTTAAAGAAAAACGCCCTTTACTTATTGCTCCTAGAGAAATGCCTCTAAGTGATATTATGTTAGAAAACTTATTAAAACTCTCTCGCTCTAATGCGATTATTTCGCCACCTATGATGACTTATTACACTCAAAGCAAAGATTTAGATTCTATGGAGGATTTTTTAGTGGGGAAATGGTTTGATAGTTTGGGAATAGAGAATGATTTATATCCAAGGTGGGGAGTGTTAAGCTAA
- the coaD gene encoding pantetheine-phosphate adenylyltransferase gives MQKIGIYPGTFDPVTNGHVDIIHRSSELFEKLIVAVANSSAKKPMFSLEERLEMMKLATKAFKNVECVSFEGLLADFAKAHQCKMLVRGLRVVSDFEYELQMGYANKSLNTELETIYFMPTLENAFISSSIVRSIITHKGDASHLLPTSVLELVKNKGGI, from the coding sequence ATGCAAAAAATAGGTATCTATCCGGGAACTTTTGACCCTGTAACTAATGGGCATGTAGATATTATCCATCGTTCTAGCGAATTGTTTGAAAAACTCATTGTTGCTGTAGCCAATTCAAGCGCTAAAAAACCTATGTTTAGCCTAGAAGAGCGCTTAGAGATGATGAAACTTGCTACAAAAGCTTTTAAAAATGTAGAGTGTGTGAGTTTTGAGGGGCTATTGGCAGATTTTGCTAAGGCACATCAGTGTAAAATGCTTGTAAGGGGCTTAAGGGTGGTGAGCGATTTTGAGTATGAATTACAAATGGGTTATGCGAACAAGTCCTTGAATACGGAGCTAGAAACCATTTATTTTATGCCAACCTTAGAAAATGCGTTTATTAGCTCGTCTATTGTGCGCTCAATCATCACTCATAAGGGTGATGCAAGCCATTTATTGCCAACAAGTGTGTTAGAGCTAGTGAAAAATAAGGGGGGCATTTAA
- the tmk gene encoding dTMP kinase, whose translation MYVVLEGIDGVGKSTQIDLLKTKFQNALFTKEPGSTKIGESLRYMALNENISELARMFLFLSDRAEHIESVIKPALKEKKLIISDRSLISGMAYSEFSSLELNLLATQSIVPEKIILLWIDEESLKQRLSSKQLDKIENQGIDKLLNIQQKLKVCAYELKERFQCKILELNAKESIEKLHQKIVAFIECVA comes from the coding sequence ATGTATGTAGTATTAGAAGGCATTGATGGTGTGGGTAAAAGCACCCAAATAGACTTATTAAAAACAAAGTTTCAAAACGCCCTTTTCACTAAAGAACCCGGTAGCACAAAAATTGGCGAGAGTTTACGCTATATGGCTTTAAATGAAAATATCAGCGAGTTAGCTAGAATGTTTTTATTCTTAAGCGATAGAGCGGAGCATATAGAAAGCGTGATAAAACCGGCTTTAAAAGAAAAAAAACTCATTATTAGTGATAGAAGTTTAATTTCTGGCATGGCTTATAGCGAGTTTTCAAGCTTAGAATTAAATCTTTTAGCCACGCAAAGTATTGTGCCAGAAAAAATCATTCTCTTATGGATAGATGAAGAGAGTTTAAAACAGCGTTTGAGCTCTAAACAATTAGATAAAATAGAAAATCAAGGTATAGACAAGCTATTAAATATCCAACAAAAACTAAAGGTTTGTGCTTATGAGCTTAAAGAAAGATTTCAATGTAAGATTTTAGAATTAAACGCTAAAGAAAGCATAGAAAAATTACACCAAAAAATAGTAGCCTTTATTGAATGCGTTGCTTAA
- a CDS encoding phosphoribosyltransferase — protein MRCLTCLKLSFKPLCQSCLNDLSLRLKVRVLEGVSVYSFYAYSEVEDLIKSKYSLIGSRLLPLLAQKASREFLKILKEKGLNAPLYGIAIDDRVKSFYSHSAVLLKAFCKNNLKATYGNLRATNSIAYAGKSLEFRTNNPRNFNFKGDKSLDYFLLDDIITTGTTLKEALSYLKNLGIKVHFAIALCDVSE, from the coding sequence ATGCGTTGCTTAACTTGCTTAAAACTCTCTTTTAAACCCCTTTGTCAAAGCTGTTTGAATGACCTATCTTTACGATTAAAAGTAAGAGTCTTAGAAGGTGTGAGCGTGTATAGCTTTTATGCTTATAGTGAAGTAGAAGATTTAATCAAAAGCAAGTATTCTCTCATTGGCTCTCGCCTTTTACCTTTGCTTGCCCAAAAAGCTAGTAGAGAGTTTTTAAAAATCTTAAAAGAAAAGGGTTTGAACGCCCCCCTTTATGGCATAGCTATTGATGATAGAGTGAAGTCTTTTTACTCACATTCGGCTGTGCTTTTAAAAGCTTTTTGCAAAAACAATCTAAAAGCCACTTATGGGAATTTAAGGGCAACCAATTCTATCGCTTATGCAGGAAAAAGCCTAGAATTTCGCACAAACAACCCTAGAAACTTTAATTTCAAAGGCGACAAAAGCTTAGATTACTTCTTGCTTGATGATATTATTACTACCGGAACCACCCTAAAAGAGGCTCTTAGTTATCTTAAAAATTTAG